DNA from Nymphalis io chromosome 24, ilAglIoxx1.1, whole genome shotgun sequence:
CGTTTGTTCAGTGTCAACATTTTACccatatatttaagtttatagataaccctattttttatatattaatttattatatttgttttatatcaggTGGAAGTTATAGATGTACGTAAACAGTCAACGTTGAGGATGCCACTTGCTGATTTTATTGATTACTTCGAAACACCCCCAGAACACAGAGACGAGAAAGTGCTAAATGTTCTCAGTTTAGAGTTTACAGACACTAAGTAAGTTAAAATGcttatacagtttttttattaggttaaaataatgtataacgtAGAATACTTGGTACTAGCGCTTTGTGTATACCACCCACTAATATTCACAcattcacatattctactgccaatcagcaatacgtagtattatttggtcagtgtaactacaggaatgagggacataccatcttagttcctaaagttggACATGCATTGACTATGTCAGGGATTGTTAATTTCTTCCAGTGCCATCAGTTGGCTCATTTGCTAGcctactaatttaaaataagaaaactcagaactattcaaataaaataaaattatgttcgCGTTCCCTATTAAAGTCTTTGTAACAACTTCTTAGAGGATAACAAGTCTCGGCAAACacattaattttgatttcaacaatgttattaattttaaagtaaatattattctgACACCGCCTGTCTGCGCAGCATGTGTCCGCTGGTGGAGCCGCCGGGCACGCTGCGGGCGCTGGACTGGGCGCGGCTGGGCGGCTCTCCCCCCGCGCGGCCCGCCGTGCAGCGCTACTGCCTCATGTCGGCCGCCGCTGCTTACACAGACTTCCACGTGGACTTCGGCGGCACCACCGTCTGGTACCACGTGCTACACGGCCGAAAGGTAAAGCTACCATCGTTTCAGTTAGTACTTATACCTGGGCTATATTACCCCTACAACCAGTTCTgtatacagattaaaatatctttaattatgCATATGTATCCACTTtcattttactttcaaagttcaATCAAAGgtaattcaaggtcaaagttgtttatttccaaaaaaaaaattccaagtcctgtagaaaggcatacacgagagcggatgcacagcgcattgtacagattggtcatgaccttgtttcgcgtcctaggggctcccgtagcttctggcgtctgaccaagtctgtgcaaaacaatttctgccaaccttcgctgccaccgctcagaaatccggacggatcgctagctcacagtccgcaagagcaagctgatctcctggctaaactctttgccgacaattccgtcatcgatgattgtagtgcactgccatctacaatacctgcatgtggccatacgatgcctgacattaaaatcaggcaacgtgatgtgcgtgcggagctgcaatcacttgatgtacggaaagctagcggtcccgatggaataccagccatagtgctgaagaagtgcgcagcggagctgtctcctgtgttaacgcgcctgttccaactttctctctcttcgggaagtgtgccggaggcttggagaagagctaatgtgcaagcggttcccaaaaaaggggatcggtctgacccggcaaattatcggccaatagctatcacctcagtactttgtaaggtgatggaacggattttaaacaaccaactgatccattacctagaagatcactgtctaattaatgatcgtcagtacgggtttcgaccaaaacggtccacaggtgatcttctagcgtacgtaacacacctctggggtgaagctatcgacaagcatggagaatcgttggctgtcagcctcgatatctccaaggctttcgacagggtctggcacagaagtcttctctccaagctaccggcatatggtctgcctgctcagctatgcacctggattgccagcttcctacacaagcgtagccttcgcgttttagtagatggttgcgcttcacaattctatgtagtgaatgctggggtcccccagggatctgtgctatctcccacactctttcttttgcatatcaatgatatgctctcccttgggaacatacattgctatgcagatgatagtacagtgcatggtggataccacggacgcgcagtggctgggcgggcggaaactgaggagaggcgggagaatcttgtcattgaactcgataggacgttagatctcatcgccaaatggggctctgataatcttgttgagtttaatgccaagaaaacacaggtatgcgctctcacggcgaaaaagtcaacattttcccctcttccctccctctgtggtactccgctggtgatgcaaagcaaaatcgccatgctggggattgacgttcgctgcgaccttagtccaagggattacatcgaggctgttataaaaacagcttcacgaaaactcggagttctgaacaaggtgcggcgctttttcacgccacaacaactgtgcctgctgtacaaaacacaggtacggtcttgcgtggaatattgctcgcacctttgggatggctccgctaagtacctacttgaggccttggaccggttgcagcgacgtgccgtacgcattattggcgacgtaaaggtcacaaatagatagcagcactgagcgctttctatcgactgtatcacggcgagtgctctgaggaattattctctctaattcctgcttcccccttccttcttaagtccacgcgagctggttctcgatgtcaccgcctaactgtgacatcaattccatcgcgaacaaagaaatttggcaactcgtttctttgtcgcacttccaaaaaatggaattccttaccagctcacgtgttcccctcctcttacaacccgggttccttcaaacgaggcgtgaagaggcatcttgcgggccggcaaggcgaaggcggctagtgcagaacgtttttcccgtctgtactggccgtcgtcgcgtttggactctactaccacttaccatcaggtggagtagagtcatttgccctcccggcgatataaaaaaaaaaaaaaaaatttgtatttggAATCAGATATAGCTGCTTACAGAGGATCCATTACCTctttcagatattctacttgATCCCCCCGACGTCAACTAACCTCGCGCTGTACCAGCAGTGGAGTGCGGCCAACAATCAGAGCGAGAAATTCTTTGGTGATAtggtaagttattttatatgaaagaaAATTGTTGTAAAAAATTAATCTGAGTTATTAAGCggttagttgtttttttttattagttatttaatcaaaatccgTTCATTGgtttagtttttaaaacattacagacaaacagatagttacttacatatttatattagtatagtatAGCTTTAATAGTGCAATTGTGAATGACAAGGTATCTTACCTGAACTGTTGGCTTATTATCATCCTAACCTCTGGCAAAGGCATTTGCTTAACTGGGAGGAAAAAAGGTGTATTAGTAGTTTTCTCAAAAAAAAGTTACTGCTATATTTGTTTGAGTTCAGTTACCGTTGAGCAAGTCTTGTTTGATGTAGACTCGTATATTATATCCCGTGTCACTATTGTTATAAAAGTGTAACGTCAGCATGAGCATGGGTGTGCAGGTGGAGTGGTACGGCACGGCGGAGGTGAGTGCCGGCGAGACGCTGTTCATTCCCACAGGATGGATCCACGCCGTCTACACGCCATGCGACTCGCTCGTCTTCGGGGGGAACCTGCTGCACTCCTATGCCATTGAAATGCAGCTACAGTGAGTaccttctttttttaataacggtGGTGGACGATTAAAATGTAAGAAGTACCAATAAGGTGTACCTTTGTGTGAGGCGGTCGGTTGTAAGACCAATGCTTAGTGTCCATTAGAGGCGTTGACCTAAGTGGCGTGTGTTGCAGGATCTACGAGATCGAGAGTCGCGTGGAGACGCCGCTGGTGCTGCGCTACCCGCTGTTCGAGGCGCTGCACTGGCACGCCGCGGCCCAGCTGCTGGCCCAGCTGCGCCGGCACAACGAGGAGACGCAGGTGAGCGCTCACCTCGCTACTGAATACACAGCCTGCGTCCGTGTTAAAACGATATCTATCGGATTAGTAAATTTCCTCGATTAGTAATAACCTCTTTATAATTTTACCATCACTATCATTCATTTGCCCTTTATCCATTTAGTTGAAGTCGGTAAATATGCTTTTTACAAAGAGTCGATAGACGTATGGGGTAATGCTCTTAACTTTACACTGTTATCTGTAATAATCGAGtaacacataataattaataataataataatatcctgggacatttttcacacacggccatctgatcccaaattaagcttgtacaaagcttgtgctatggaacccagacaactggtatactacatatactacttttcttttgtaaatacatacttatatagataattacacccagacttaggacaaacagacatgttcatgcacacaaatgtctgtcctgggtggtatcgattaccacccaggacaacacaaccttcggcgtgaaaggcaagtatctaccaagcacgccaaccggctcgtcatttatttaattatttaattgtgctTTACGACTTTCTCTGTTTGAGTAATTATGACTTTTCTACTCTGCCTGAAactatacacattatatatataaatataactgacAAATTTTTTAGGACGAAGACTTCACTATAAACGAGAACTGTGTTACCACGCCGCCGGCGGATCTACCGCCGCTGCTATTAAGAGGCATCAAGATCTTGGCGAATGCGCTTAAAGAGTGGCACGCTCTAAAAAGTGTGAGtactaaaatatagtaatattaattaatttttaatttcggtGACATGTGACAAAAGTGAAACGTTTTTGCATCGAAAACGTTACGTCTTAACTATGTTAGATATAGAAACGTTGAAGGtttattgtaacatttaatcaaaaatttttacctttttttggagtacttaataatttataaatatgttttcttcGTACAGACAGACGCGTCGAAACGCGATAATGTGCCGAAGTGCCTCAACTCGGGGCAGTTGGTACGTGAACTGTGTAAAGAATTACGTACATTGGAAAAACGTAGCAGTAGTAATAAAGATAAGGTATGTACATTCTTTCATTCGCTAAAAGATTTACAagcttattttacattattgaaTAATGAAACATTCACACTATTGATAGTCATAGGTAAAACTACTACCAtactagaaaataaatatacggACCTTAGAAGAactaaattaaagaaattaataaataattatgttttcaggacattaaagtaaaaaatacctCACCAACAAAATCTCAAAGTAAGAAACGGAATGAGGCAGCACCAAAAAAGTCACTCAAACTCACCCTGCCCAAGCCGATAATGCACATGACACCGAACGGAGAATATCCAGAAGACAAAGTATATGCAGACAAATATTACATAGATAACAAGGAAGTGCTTTATCCTGACAGATATATCCAAGATGTCAAATTTGTTAATAGTGATGCGAAATATGTTAACAACGACGTTAAATACATAAGTGACAGTAAGTTTGTGAATAGTGATGTTAAATTTGTAAACAGTgagattaaatatgtaaatggtGTACCGGATACGAAGTATGTGTTGGAAAGTAAAGAGATTTTACCAGAAAAGTATGCATATCAAACTTATGATGAGGTTACGTATCAAGACGGGAACGGATATGTGGATAGACAAGACAAGAAATCAGCTTTAAAGATTAAATTGAAGTAAGTTCttcttttttaaacattttgacCGATAAAAACtgactttttttcttttattagttGTGATAAAGTGTTGGTAGAGTAGAATAGAGAACACAAAACCAACTAGTGGTTGTTGGTGAACCAAATTAGGAAATTGCTGTGTCCATCAGGACTAAGTAAGGCCTGCATGGCGATCAATAAGGTCGCGCTGAATCAACCCCTTTAGGAAAAGTATCCTCAAGTACTCACTTGACATAGAGACAGTTTGATAAATAAATCCTAGaaaaagacaataaaatattgcaGTATTATAAACTGCTACATACCCCGAATCAATGCCATCGGTGTTAACTTTAAGAACAGCTCaagttaaagtttttatattaattcattcttataaaatattcttccaGCAACTCCCCTTCATCATCTCGAGAAGAGCCTCCACCTTACAGTCTGCCCGAACACTCCATCTTAAAATCGCATCTCATCAGAACAGACCGTCTCAAATCTGTGCAGCAGTGGACAATATCTAAGAAGGACATCGGGGACTACCACGAGGAACAGATACTGTTTACGAATGAGAATCTTCAAGCTAATATGCGGATAGATGGACAGGATATGAATTATGGtgcaggtaatttttttttttctaatatcttTTTAAAGGTGACCATTTGCCACAGGATGGCCCACTATCATTTACTCGTCTGCCTttctgaaaaattaataaatccttATGAGATACTGTACCTATGTGTAACGCGTTGCAGGCATGTACTCAGCGCAGGACATACAGGAGTATCAGTACGAGGAGGCCGGCAAGGGCTACCAGCAGCTGTACGCGCCGGAGCTCGCCTACGACtacgcgccgcccgcgccccccgccgCGCTcgcccccgcgccgcccgcgcacaCCAGTCCGCCGGTAACGTCGCCCACCGCCGCCGGCAACGTCGCCCTCGTCGAGCAGATCACTAATTATCTGTCTGTTCGAATCGGTAGCAGGCGCCGAGCTACAGCGGCGGGACGTTCGCGCACACGCAGCTGCCCTCGTACGACGCCGCCGTCGCCCACCAGTACCAGACTAACTACGTGAGAAACTCATTTctggtatttttattaaaaatatatcgcaaGATTCTCGCCGATCGAAACGATCGACTCGGTCCGTATCAAAGTTACCGATTAAATCCTCCCTAACTAGTACTTTCTTCAAGAAATAAGTATTAAAGTGCGCAGCGCACTAAGTCGGTCGGCGCGGTGACGTGTGCGTGTCCGCAGCCGGCGCCGGCGCCCGCGGCGCGCGGCGTGCGGCGCTCGGAGCGGCCGGCGCGGCGCCGCGTGTCCAGCACGTACGAGTACGAGGACGCCGAGCTGGACGCGGACGCGGACGCGGACGagccgccgcccgcgcgccgccgcccgcgcgcgcGCCCGCAGCGCGCCGCCGGTACGAGCGGTAGTGGTACATGTTCCGTGTGCCGAGATTTTTTGTTATACTTTTTGCAACTTCCAACAATGTACAAGTGCCGAAAATTATGGTATATATTGGCGGGACTCGTGTCTCGTGTCTTCCCATGAGCCCCCAGCTACCAATACTTTAAACGGTTTTTTTTCACCTGTAAAACAGCAACCTAaacctttactggtggtagggctttgtgcaagctcgtctgggtaggtaccacccactcatcagatattctaccgcaaaacagcaatacttgatattgttgtgttccggtttgaagggtgagtgagccagtgtaattacaggcacaagggacataaaatcttagttcccaaggttggtggcgcattggctataagcgatggttgacatttcttacaatgccaatgtctaagagcgtttggtgaccacttaacatcaggtgtcccatatgctcgtccaccttcctattctataaaaaaaaaaaaaacacgattaGCCTCATTCGGCCAGATAAATCCTGCCAGTTAATgataaaattcttaattatgCAGCGTCCAACGGTAACTCCGCCGCTTACCGTCAAGCAGCTCGCGCTCCGGCCAACGGCATCGAATCGCTCATTCAGGCGTCCGAGCTGGCGGAGGAGGAGCAGCCCGACAACGAAACGTAAGTTAAATTTGTGCGAGTGTAATTTGCTAACTCTTTACTCGTGACTAGTGTAATTAATGGTCAAATTTTATTAGTCTCGACTTAGTTTAGATGAACGAACATTTTCTAAAACTTTGTCTTGTATATGAAAGATTTTCTTCTGACAGGGAAGACGCAGCGGTGGCCGGCATGCTCAGTATTAGCGAACAGCGGTACGAAGCTCCCGTCAGGACGTTTGGTCTCGCGATAGAGACGCCTCCAAAACCTACAGACACTTCTAGAGTTGAAAGGTATTTATTAAATCCATAATAATCGATCAAAATGATTGGTTTTGACGATTTATAAAACAGTCAAAATATAAGatgtataaaatttcatacaagAAGCTAGTAAAACCGACGAGAACTGTCTGTTTCCTAAGTAGCGAATGTAGCGGCAGCGGTACCGGAGCGGGTACAGGTGTCGGCACAGGTACTGGTAGCGGCAGTGGTACCGGCAGCACGAGTCGTGCTCGCGCGCGCAAGGCGGACGCCGACGACGACTACGACGAGGAAGATGTGATCAAGGAGGTGCATCGAGACGAAGAGTATGGTTAGTAGAGTCGAGATTTTTGTCCAGTTCGACATTTACAAAAACTGTCACGGGGTTCTCGTGTGTACAGGGTTCGTTCCACCAAAatcgttacattaataaaactcgtcataaagattattaaattttaattataaagtttacaacataaaaaaaaattaggcggtgggccgttgacagtatctggtcagttaagttaacattaatacaataaaatattataagtgagttACAGCTAACTCACTTATAATGCTATTACAGCTAACTCACAgtgagttggcatcggttaaaattaagtgatagatttaaatagataagcacGATAGTGCAAACCACTggacaagcagcctctcctccacaaaacagcagccttcaacagctccaaatcagcaacaattcctcggttgagtccaccgaacaatattatattattttgtaatgcaatatacaaagtatatatataaaatcaagaaaaataaacactccctgtgaacaaaacaacttattacctaTCTTGCATGAACACTAAAAAGGTCCTAAGAATGCCCTAGACAcaggtacaataaaaaaataagttattaaaaccaaGGAATAACCTAGACAATTgaggttattaaagttaacttttaaagtgtcagaacatggaaaattattgcttaattggcaataaaataatattagaaagcaagaactatatttaaattaatgaaacaaagcttttatataaaaataaataatgaaccaCGTGGTATAATGATTACtgaatgtaatttatgcatcaactaacctcaggagtgtttaaatatgtagaaataaggcaatatatgacttatattgcacgtggcacggttttgatacaaagactggaactaaacgaagaatcgattaaatactactcaaataataaataatatgcctcgactaaactaatacaatgtgttttacttacggtttggtaacccgaacctctcaaatacgttttacaaagtagatgacgtagATAACCCTCCGTtactataattttctatataatctgaaacgaatataaaaaccaatatacgaaatgtacaaacaatatattcaatgccaACGATCCACTATATTCAACggatatacttacaaaaaggaatatatttaatcgtttaaaactgacatgcgtcggtaagcgaccggcgcTTGCTCAACGATCAAAAGGACGACCGACCGGCGAACCacgtagtgctgccatctctcaaacagcatagataataaatgtcgaaacaatgaatgccgattcggtaaccgtaatttattttataaaccggttagatcaggtaaaatagataaaatattttaataaaaattaaaatattgaaaaattaaaatttttagggtTACAAAACATAACTAAATCGTAGTCAAAAATTGACTACGGCTATTATGTGGTTACGGTGTAcggttagaaaaaaaaagttagtgaaaataaatttttaattagaaaatgttaattgtatatatttttttacagtgtaTCCATCATTAGAGATGAGCTCGGACGAGGACGAGGAGTGGACGTCGCGGAAGCGCACCTCGCGCAGTCGGACGGACAGCAAGAGCAAGACCGACAAGTGAGTGACTCTTTATATTTGTATCCTATTATATTtcctttatttcaaaatatattttttacatttcgtaaattattgaatagaatttttaatgcaatttttctttagaaaaataatttggtGAAGTATATTTggtgaaattaaattaacaagtacttaattgataataaataatgtaacgtTCTAGGGACGAATCGTGGTCGCCTCGTGCTCGGCTCGGCCGGGTCGTGCCGCGACTGCGAGGACCTGCACGCTCCTCCGTGCGGCGAGAGTGTGTGCGCGCCGCACTGCACGCCGCCGCACACCGCGCGCAccacgcgcaccacgcgccgcacccgccggaaagacacccgcaggtacacgcgcgacacacacacgcacacgacgcgcaccacgcgccgcacccgccggaaagacacccgcaggtacacgcgcgacacacacacgcacacgacgcgcaccacgcgccgcacccgccggaaagacacccgcaggtacacgcgcgacacacacacgcacacgacgcgcaccacgcgccgcacccgccggaaagacacccgcaggtacacgcgcgacacacacacacacaagacgcgcaccacgcgccgcacccgccggagagacacccgcaggtacacgcgcgacacacacacacacaagacgcgcaccacgcgccgcacccgccggagagacacccgcaggtacacgcgcgacacacacacgcacacgacgcgcaccacgcgccgcacccgccggaaagacacccgcaggtacacgcgcgacacacacacacacaagacgcgcaccacgcgccgcacccgccggagagacacccgcaggtacacgcgcgacacacacacacacaagacgcgcaccacgcgccgcacccgccggagagacacccgcaggtacacgcgcgacacacacacacacacacacacacacacacacacacacacacacgactCGCACCACGCGCACCCGCCGGAGAGACACCCGCAGGTAcacgcgcgacacacacacacacacacacacacacacacacacacacgactCGCACCACGCGCACCCGCCGGAGAGACACCCGCAGGTAcacgcgcgacacacacacgcacacgacgcgcaccacgcgccgcacccgccggaaagacacccgcaggtacacgcgcgacacacacacacacaagacgcgcaccacgcgccgcacccgccggagagacacccgcaggtacacgcgcgacacacacacacacacacacacacacacacacacacacgactCGCACCACGCGCACCCGCCGGAGAGACACCCGCAGGTAcacgcgcgacacacacacacacacacacacacacacacacacacacgactCGCACCACGCGCACCCGCCGGAGAGACACCCGCAGGTAcacgcgcgacacacacacacacaagacgcgcaccacgcgccgcacccgccggaaagacacccgcaggtacacgcgcgacacacacacacacaagacgcgcaccacgcgccgcacccgccggagagacacccgcaggtacacgcgcgacacacacacacacacacacacgactCGCACCACGCGCACCCGCCGGAGAGACACCCGCAGGTAcacgcgcgacacacacacaagacgcgcaccacgcgccgcacccgccggagagacacccgcaggtacacgcgcgacacacacacacacaagacgcgcaccacgcgccgcacccgccggagagacacccgcaggtacacgcgcgacacacacacgcacacgacgcgcaccacgcgccgcacccgccggaaagacacccgcaggtacacgcgcgacacacacacacacaagacgcgcaccacgcgccgcacccgccggagagacacccgcaggtacacgcgcgacacacacacacacacacacacacacacacacacacacacgactCGCACCACGCGCACCCGCCGGAGAGACACCCGCAGGTAcacgcgcgacacacacacacacaagacgcgcaccacgcgccgcacccgccggaaagacacccgcaggtacacgcgcgacacacacacacacaagacgcgcaccacgcgccgcacccgccggagagacacccgcaggtacacgcgcgacacacacacacacacacacacacgactCGCACCACGCGCACCCGCCGGAGAGACACCCGCAGGTAcacgcgcgacacacacacacaagacgcgcaccacgcgccgcacccgccggagagacacccgcaggtacacgcgcgacacacacacacacacacacacacacacacacacacacacacacacacacacacacacacgactCGCACCACGCGCACCCGCCGGAGAGACACCCGCAGGTAcacgcgcgacacacacacacacaagacgcgcaccacgcgccgcacccgccggaaagacacccgcaggtacacgcgcgacacacacacgcacacgacgcgcaccacgcgccgc
Protein-coding regions in this window:
- the LOC126777838 gene encoding lysine-specific demethylase phf2-like isoform X1; the encoded protein is MASSKETYCLCGQPYNIGQFMIECDCCREWFHGSCVDVKIYHSDDIDKYHCPKCAQTYGPSVLKIPTNNHRADRYEIGAETRPSQAGTPAWVRALAARPLRPTPASLQRMRPQHFTEEFVRDNGFTRPVIFNTIEGLDMKVPNAATFTVRSVLRYCGAQLEVEVIDVRKQSTLRMPLADFIDYFETPPEHRDEKVLNVLSLEFTDTNMCPLVEPPGTLRALDWARLGGSPPARPAVQRYCLMSAAAAYTDFHVDFGGTTVWYHVLHGRKIFYLIPPTSTNLALYQQWSAANNQSEKFFGDMVEWYGTAEVSAGETLFIPTGWIHAVYTPCDSLVFGGNLLHSYAIEMQLQIYEIESRVETPLVLRYPLFEALHWHAAAQLLAQLRRHNEETQDEDFTINENCVTTPPADLPPLLLRGIKILANALKEWHALKSTDASKRDNVPKCLNSGQLVRELCKELRTLEKRSSSNKDKDIKVKNTSPTKSQSKKRNEAAPKKSLKLTLPKPIMHMTPNGEYPEDKVYADKYYIDNKEVLYPDRYIQDVKFVNSDAKYVNNDVKYISDSKFVNSDVKFVNSEIKYVNGVPDTKYVLESKEILPEKYAYQTYDEVTYQDGNGYVDRQDKKSALKIKLNNSPSSSREEPPPYSLPEHSILKSHLIRTDRLKSVQQWTISKKDIGDYHEEQILFTNENLQANMRIDGQDMNYGAGMYSAQDIQEYQYEEAGKGYQQLYAPELAYDYAPPAPPAALAPAPPAHTSPPQAPSYSGGTFAHTQLPSYDAAVAHQYQTNYPAPAPAARGVRRSERPARRRVSSTYEYEDAELDADADADEPPPARRRPRARPQRAAASNGNSAAYRQAARAPANGIESLIQASELAEEEQPDNETEDAAVAGMLSISEQRYEAPVRTFGLAIETPPKPTDTSRVESECSGSGTGAGTGVGTGTGSGSGTGSTSRARARKADADDDYDEEDVIKEVHRDEEYVYPSLEMSSDEDEEWTSRKRTSRSRTDSKSKTDKDESWSPRARLGRVVPRLRGPARSSVRRECVRAALHAAAHRAHHAHHAPHPPERHPQSAKRAVLATKSKRPPPPAHPVSSNKNIRLKKGMKTAKQRLGKILKIHKMIY
- the LOC126777838 gene encoding lysine-specific demethylase phf2-like isoform X2; this encodes MASSKETYCLCGQPYNIGQFMIECDCCREWFHGSCVDVKIYHSDDIDKYHCPKCAQTYGPSVLKIPTNNHRADRYEIGAETRPSQAGTPAWVRALAARPLRPTPASLQRMRPQHFTEEFVRDNGFTRPVIFNTIEGLDMKVPNAATFTVRSVLRYCGAQLEVEVIDVRKQSTLRMPLADFIDYFETPPEHRDEKVLNVLSLEFTDTNMCPLVEPPGTLRALDWARLGGSPPARPAVQRYCLMSAAAAYTDFHVDFGGTTVWYHVLHGRKIFYLIPPTSTNLALYQQWSAANNQSEKFFGDMVEWYGTAEVSAGETLFIPTGWIHAVYTPCDSLVFGGNLLHSYAIEMQLQIYEIESRVETPLVLRYPLFEALHWHAAAQLLAQLRRHNEETQDEDFTINENCVTTPPADLPPLLLRGIKILANALKEWHALKSTDASKRDNVPKCLNSGQLVRELCKELRTLEKRSSSNKDKDIKVKNTSPTKSQSKKRNEAAPKKSLKLTLPKPIMHMTPNGEYPEDKVYADKYYIDNKEVLYPDRYIQDVKFVNSDAKYVNNDVKYISDSKFVNSDVKFVNSEIKYVNGVPDTKYVLESKEILPEKYAYQTYDEVTYQDGNGYVDRQDKKSALKIKLNNSPSSSREEPPPYSLPEHSILKSHLIRTDRLKSVQQWTISKKDIGDYHEEQILFTNENLQANMRIDGQDMNYGAGMYSAQDIQEYQYEEAGKGYQQLYAPELAYDYAPPAPPAALAPAPPAHTSPPAPSYSGGTFAHTQLPSYDAAVAHQYQTNYPAPAPAARGVRRSERPARRRVSSTYEYEDAELDADADADEPPPARRRPRARPQRAAASNGNSAAYRQAARAPANGIESLIQASELAEEEQPDNETEDAAVAGMLSISEQRYEAPVRTFGLAIETPPKPTDTSRVESSECSGSGTGAGTGVGTGTGSGSGTGSTSRARARKADADDDYDEEDVIKEVHRDEEYVYPSLEMSSDEDEEWTSRKRTSRSRTDSKSKTDKDESWSPRARLGRVVPRLRGPARSSVRRECVRAALHAAAHRAHHAHHAPHPPERHPQSAKRAVLATKSKRPPPPAHPVSSNKNIRLKKGMKTAKQRLGKILKIHKMIY